One region of Quercus lobata isolate SW786 chromosome 2, ValleyOak3.0 Primary Assembly, whole genome shotgun sequence genomic DNA includes:
- the LOC115973407 gene encoding uncharacterized protein LOC115973407 — translation MYPDLYKGLNLRPEDLTAYDSPFINFEGKTVMPKGHIRLPIQTGLEVVEVNFIVVDAYSPYTAIVARPWIHALEAVSSTLHQKVKYLSRGQVEEIHGDQAMTRQCMVAAILHRSQAKSSAPGNL, via the coding sequence atgtaccctgatctatacaaggggctgaacctgaggCCGGAGGATTTGACAGCTTATGACTCCCCCTTTATCAACTTCGAAGGGAAGACTGTTATGCCAAAGGGGCATATCAGACTACCCATACAAACTGGATTGGAGGTGGTAGAGGTaaattttatcgtggtcgatgcttactcaccctacacagCGATAgtagccaggccatggatccacgctcTAGAAGCCGtatcctccacacttcaccaaaaggtAAAATACCTATCCAGAGGTCAAGTAGAAGAAATTCATGGAGATCAGGCCATgaccaggcagtgtatggtggccgccatcttACATCGGTCTCAAGCCAAGTCCTCGGCCCCTGGGAACTTATAG
- the LOC115973413 gene encoding LRR receptor-like serine/threonine-protein kinase EFR, which produces MSLIEMPSILLLLLLAYLFVQPCIPHMSQSSNNFTDQSALIAFKSKITFAPNDTAFTAAGNWSTTTNFCEWFGVSCSRRRQRVTALNLSYVGLHGTISPHIANLSFLVSLQLSNNSFYGFLPHEISRLHRLRELILLFNLLEGTIPPTIHNCQKLEYLNLYDNKLSGGIPKELGMLLMLRILVIGSNSFMGAIPWSLGNMSSLKILDLEYNNLTGTFPLDIFNLSFITVIAISNNHISGTLPVNLCKHCPNLQGLYISYNEFSGKLPSQFNHCRELSILSLSANKFDGSIPKGFGSLENIEILYLGNNNLTGNIPPIISNLSMLKEISIGQNNIKGSIPSDLWRLPNLNILQSSMNDLTGTIPQNIFNITSLKKLDLTANSFSGDLPLDTRISCPNLEILTLGLNKISGHIPSYLSNCSNLIQVDFASNLLSGPIPRSLGNLKFLQRLSLADNQLTGEPGDQEHSFLTSLASCRFLELISITLNPLNITIPDAIGNLSVSLKYFYAGVCQIKGQIPMGMGSFKNLNALELTGNSLTGKIPSSFGGLESLQRLRLGDNKIEGFIPRQLCKLKNLGELILSNNGLFGSIPDCIGNLNLLQKLYLSHNRLISSIPLNLWSLKNLIFLDLSMNSLVGSLSPNMTKLVVIVDMDLSRNQITGNIPSIIGTFESLSYLNVSMNSFQGDIPQSFGQLKGLEKLDLSYNNLSGAIPKSLDALPYLKYLNLSFNDLSGEIPSGGTFANFTRKTFLGNEALCGNPIFGVPPCTSSSSRGLKVKQLLLKYIVPVIASFIIFASLVIMLRRHPRCNIHILGLPITLPSVDYRMISYHELCCGTNNFCESNLLGTGGFGSVYKGTLFDGTIVAVKVLNLQLEGAFKSFDIECMVLRAIRHRNLVKVISTCSNTEFRALVLQYMSNGSLEKWLYSHNYCLNLVQRVSIMVDVALALDYLHNGQSEPVVHCDLKPNNILLDEDMVAHVGDFGIAKILVENKDVTQTKTLGTIGYISPEYGFEGRVSTKSDIYSYGIILLEMITRKKPTDDMFVGELAMRQWILSLPYKMEVVDDGLLRIEDGRDVTFMQTILSSIFELGLRCSEELPDQRLDIKDVVAKVNKIKLALLGNRNRGI; this is translated from the exons ATGTCGCTAATAGAAATGCCATCCATTCTCTTGCTTCTGCTCTTGGCTTATCTCTTTGTGCAGCCATGCATACCTCACATGTCCCAATCCTCCAACAACTTTACTGATCAATCAGCTCTTATTGCCTTCAAATCTAAAATCACTTTTGCTCCAAACGATACTGCCTTCACTGCTGCTGGTAACTggtcaacaacaacaaacttCTGTGAGTGGTTTGGGGTCTCTTGTAGTCGACGCAGACAAAGAGTCACGGCCTTGAACCTTTCCTACGTGGGTCTCCACGGCACCATTTCCCCTCATATTGCCAACCTCTCCTTCTTAGTTTCACTCCAGCTTTCTAACAACAGCTTCTATGGTTTTCTGCCTCATGAGATAAGTCGTCTACACCGCTTGAGGGAACTTATCTTGTTATTCAACCTATTGGAAGGTACTATCCCTCCAACCATACATAATTGCCAGAAGCTTGAATATTTAAATCTTTATGACAACAAGTTAAGTGGTGGCATACCTAAAGAGTTGGGCATGTTACTTATGCTTCGCATATTAGTCATTGGCTCTAACAGTTTTATGGGTGCAATTCCATGGTCCCTCGGCAATATGTCGTCATTAaagattttggatttggaatacAATAACCTCACTGGTACATTCCCTCTTGACATCTTTAACTTGTCTTTTATAACGGTTATTGCTATTTCAAATAATCACATCTCAGGAACTCTTCCGGTGAATCTTTGCAAGCATTGTCCTAATCTTCAAGGACTGTATATTTCCTATAACGAATTCAGCGGTAAGCTTCCCTCACAGTTTAATCACTGTAGAGAGCTTTCAATCTTATCTCTGTCAGCCAATAAGTTTGATGGAAGTATTCCAAAAGGTTTTGGgagtttagaaaatattgaaattCTTTACCTAGGAAATAACAACTTAACCGGAAATATACCTCCTATCATAAGCAACCTGTCGATGTTAAAAGAGATTTCCATTGGCCAAAACAACATTAAAGGTAGCATTCCAAGTGATTTATGGCGTCTCCCTAATCTGAATATTTTACAATCTTCCATGAATGATCTCACCGGAACAATAccccaaaatatttttaacattacGTCTCTAAAAAAGCTCGACTTGACTGCAAATTCTTTTTCTGGAGATCTTCCATTAGATACTAGAATCTCTTGCCCTAATCTAGAAATTTTGACTCTTGGTTTAAACAAAATCAGTGGTCATATCCCATCATATCTTTCAAACTGTTCCAACCTCATCCAAGTAGATTTTGCTTCAAATTTACTCTCTGGGCCAATACCCAGAAGTCTTGGAAACTTGAAATTTCTCCAAAGACTTAGTCTGGCTGATAATCAGCTGACTGGGGAGCCTGGAGATCAAGAGCATAGTTTCCTTACATCTTTAGCTAGTTGCAGATTTTTGGAGCTGATATCCATAACCCTCAATCCCTTGAATATTACAATCCCGGATGCCATTGGAAACCTTTCAGTTTCACTTAAATACTTTTATGCAGGTGTATGCCAAATAAAGGGTCAAATTCCAATGGGAATGGGTTCCTTTAAAAACTTGAACGCGCTTGAATTGACGGGTAATAGTTTGACAGGAAAAATACCGTCATCATTTGGGGGATTGGAGAGCTTACAAAGATTGCGTCTTGGCGACAACAAGATTGAAGGTTTCATCCCAAGACAACTTTGTAAATTAAAGAATTTGGGAGAATTGATTCTCTCAAATAATGGCCTCTTTGGATCCATTCCAGATTGCATTGGAAACCTCAATCTTTTGCAAAAATTATACCTGAGTCATAACAGGCTAATATCATCAATCCCATTGAATTTGTGGAGTCTTAAAAATCTAATATTCTTGGATTTATCAATGAATTCCCTTGTTGGATCATTGTCTCCAAACATGACAAAATTGGTTGTTATTGTAGACATGGACTTGTCTCGTAACCAAATTACTGGAAACATTCCGAGTATCATTGGTACTTTTGAAAGCCTTAGTTATCTAAATGTGTCAATGAACTCATTCCAAGGAGACATTCCACAATCTTTTGGACAATTGAAAGGATTGGAAAAACTAGATCTCTCATACAATAATCTCTCTGGTGCAATTCCCAAGTCTCTTGACGCACTTCCATAtctcaaatatttgaatttgtcCTTCAATGACTTATCAGGAGAAATTCCATCTGGTGGAACTTTTGCAAACTTCACAAGGAAGACATTTTTAGGTAACGAAGCACTTTGTGGGAATCCAATTTTTGGAGTTCCACCTTGCACAAGTTCGAGTTCTCGAGGATTAAAGGTGAAGCAACTTTTGCTCAAATATATTGTACCTGTCATTGCATCATTTATAATCTTTGCATCACTTGTCATTATGCTGAGAAGACATCCAAGATGTAACATACATATTCTAGGTTTACCTATCACTTTGCCTTCTGTGGATTATAGAATGATATCATATCATGAGCTTTGTTGTGGGACGAACAACTTCTGTGAAAGCAACTTGCTTGGAACTGGAGGTTTCGGTTCTGTGTACAAAGGGACACTGTTTGATGGGACTATTGTTGCTGTCAAAGTTTTAAATCTGCAATTAGAGGGTgctttcaaaagttttgatATTGAATGCATGGTGTTAAGGGCAATCCGACATAGGAATCTAGTTAAAGTTATAAGTACATGCTCCAACACGGAGTTTAGAGCTTTGGTGCTGCAATACATGTCAAATGGTAGCCTGGAAAAGTGGTTATACTCTCACAACTATTGCTTGAATCTTGTTCAAAGAGTAAGCATTATGGTTGATGTTGCATTAGCATTGGATTATCTCCATAATGGTCAATCAGAACCTGTGGTTCATTGTGATTTGAAGCCAAATAATATCCTCCTGGATGAAGACATGGTTGCACATGTGGGTGACTTTGGCATTGCAAAGATTTTGGTCGAAAATAAAGACGTAACACAAACCAAAACCCTTGGCACTATTGGCTACATCTCACCAG AGTATGGTTTTGAAGGGAGAGTGtccaccaaaagtgacattTATAGCTATGGGATAATATTATTGGAGATGATCACGAGAAAAAAGCCCACCGATGATATGTTTGTTGGAGAACTTGCTATGAGGCAATGGATTTTATCACTACCTTACAAAATGGAAGTCGTGGATGATGGTTTACTTAGGATAGAAGATGGAAGGGATGTAACTTTCATGCAAACTATTCTGTCATCTATCTTTGAATTAGGCTTGAGGTGCTCTGAAGAATTACCAGATCAAAGACTTGACATCAAAGATGTGGTGGCCAAGgttaacaaaatcaaattggCACTTCTTGGAAATAGAAATAGGGGTATTTGA